The following is a genomic window from Candidatus Anaeroferrophillus wilburensis.
CACCATACGGATCTGCGGGCTGCCGCTGCCGCCGGCGTCGCTTCCTGTTTCTGCCGTTATGGCTATGGTCATGATGATGGTCTGCCGGCTGATGCGAGCATCAGCCGGCCCGAAGAGATTATCCATCATTTTTATTGAACGATCTTTTGCGCTTTTGCCGGCAGACAGAAAACAGCCAGTTCGTGGTTATAGGGAATTTCCTCCAATGGTTGAAATGATAGTTGTCGCGGCCCTCGGCTTGGTTGTCGGTATCCTCTCATCGGTCTTCGGCCTTGGAGGTGGCATCATTATGGTCCCGGGGCTGACGATGGTCAGCAAGCTTTCCCACCTGCAGGCAATGGCCACCAGCATGGGAGCCATTGCCATGCTGACGCTTTGGAATACCTGCATGTATTCCCGCAAAGGGCTGGTGAACTGGTCGGTGGTTTTCTGGCTGGCCTGCGGATCGTCACTCTTTGCTTTTACGGCTGCCCGGCTCGCTCCGCTGTTGCCGGAAGCGCTGCTGATTGGTATAATGATGGTGTTTCTGCTCTATCTCGCCTATCGGACCTTTAGGCTGGGAACCATAAAAGCGCGGGAAAAAGGGCGAAAATCGCCGCTCCGTTCCTTTGGCATTGGGGCCACCAGTGGAACGGTGGCCGGTTTTACCGGTATCGGCGGTGGCGGCATAACAACACCGCTGATGCTGGTCAGCGGTTTGGTGGTCAACGAAACGGCAGCCCCCACTTCAAATGCCATCATGATTTTTACCGCAGTGGCGGCCTGCATCTCTTATGCGGGTCGCGGGGTCTGTTCTTTTCCTGAAGTCGGTCTGATTCACGCTGATTATTCTCTCCTGCTGGCCCTGGGGTCGGTGCTATCTTCTTTTGCCGGTGCCCGCTTGAATGCGGTCCTTTCTTTACGGCTGCGCAAAATGATTCTTGGCTTTATCCTACTGACCATTGGTGCCCGGTTGGGCCTTCAACTCCTTTGGTGAGTTATCGCCCGGTCGGGAGACGGCGGCATGTTCGGGATAAATTACTATTGACAGAACAGCGCTTTTCCTTTATGAGAAAAAACCTTCAAACATATGGTGGGTGTAGCTCAGTTGGTTAGAGCGC
Proteins encoded in this region:
- a CDS encoding sulfite exporter TauE/SafE family protein — its product is MVEMIVVAALGLVVGILSSVFGLGGGIIMVPGLTMVSKLSHLQAMATSMGAIAMLTLWNTCMYSRKGLVNWSVVFWLACGSSLFAFTAARLAPLLPEALLIGIMMVFLLYLAYRTFRLGTIKAREKGRKSPLRSFGIGATSGTVAGFTGIGGGGITTPLMLVSGLVVNETAAPTSNAIMIFTAVAACISYAGRGVCSFPEVGLIHADYSLLLALGSVLSSFAGARLNAVLSLRLRKMILGFILLTIGARLGLQLLW